Below is a genomic region from Deltaproteobacteria bacterium CG11_big_fil_rev_8_21_14_0_20_49_13.
TATTCCGGCACCGCAACCGTCAACAACAACCCGCCAGCCAGATGCGGTTCGCTAGGCGCTTACTAGGCCCATTTGCGGCTCAAATGCGACCCAAATGGGGGCTTATGGTGGCTCGCTATGGCTATAGCGATTGGGATGGTTTTAAGCCTACGCCATGGCTATGGTTTGAGCCGGCGGCCAAATTCGGGGAACGGGGGAGAATTTGGCCGCCGGCGAACTGTGCCAGCCTGAGTTGAAAATGCGCCCGAGCCGGGGCACCCATGAACGAAGTGAATGGGTCGGCGAGGAAGTGCCCGAAGGCGAGAGCCGTAGGACCAAAAGGCGTGACCTCGCCAGGCTTCTGGCGAGGGCGCGGCTTTTGCCACTCGCCATTGCAAAACCCGTGACAACACGCCGAAGCTTTAGCGAAGGCGGTTGGCGCGGGTTTTGATGTCAGATTCAAATTTTCTATAGATTATTCGGCTCGACTGTGATTATTCACGAACCAAGTTCGAATTTCAGAGTACAAGGAGCTCCAAAAGGGGGCAGGCTATTTTTTTTCTGAAAAAGTAGCCTGCCCCTTTTTTCGTTCTTCCTAACTATAATCTGGCACAGTTTAAGATGACAGCGGAGTTTGGCGCCAAGAAAAAGGCCCGCGTCATTTATTATGCGCGAAGTATTCTCTGACCAGCCTCTTCATATATTCATCGCGTTTTAAATAGAGCTCTTTTAGTTTGCGCTTTTTGTGATTTGCAAGGGCTATGTGCGTGAGTATGGGGAGAGCTATCGTCACGTCGGAATATGCAACGACCGCGTCGGGAAGCCTGTTGGGATCAACTTTTCCCCAGCTTACCGCTTCGTGGGGAGTGGCGCCCGAAAGTCCGCCGGTGTCAGGCCTTGCGTCGGTCACCTGAAAGAAATAATCCTGCCCGACCTCTTTGATACGCAACACTTCCTGTATCTGCGGCTCTGTCTGGAGCATAAAGTTCTTGGGACTTCCACCACCCATGAGTACCACGGCCGATTTCCCTCCGTCGCGTTTTGCGGCTAGTACATAGGAAGTTGTTTCGTTAACGTCGATAGACGGATTGATGCGCAGTTTATTCCCTTTTAGCTCAACGCCCGCCATGTTCATGCCTATCGTCGAATCGCCGGGGGAGCTGGTGTAGAGGGGAACGTTGGCCCTGTAGGCCGCGGCCATTACTGAAATGTTGTGGTGACCGCTCTTTTTCTCCCACTCGTTGGCATATTTGCCGATGAGCCAGTGAAGCTCAGCCGTTCCCATTTCTTTTTGGAACTCGGGCTGTTCTATTATGTTACGAAGTATCTCGTCGGTCGCCATGAGGCAATCTGTATAGCCGAGTAGCACGTCGTAGATGCGAACGACGTCGTTCTTTCTGAGGTCGGCATCATCAACAAGATGGCTCCCCACATGGAGCGGCATGTTGAAGGCAAAGTGAAGGTCGTGATAAAGATTGGCCCCCGTTGCAACTATCCAGTCAACAAAGCCAGCGTTGATAAGGGGCACGATGCAGGCGGCGCCGAGCCCCGCAGGTGTTAGCGCACCGGCAAGGCTCATGCCGACGGTCACGTCGTCTTTTAGCATCTTCTCTACGAACAGTTTGCAGCCCTCTTTGAGCCTTGCGCCGTTGTAGGCGTTAAAAGAGTTCTCCATCAGCTCGGTGAGAGATTCTTTTCCGGTGATCCCTTTTGGAAGTATTCTCTTGCCCGAAAGGTATTGCTTCTTTTTCGGGCATTTCTTTTCTTTCATCCACTCGGGTATTTCGGTCATGTCTTTTCTTAATCTGTGCATGCGTTTCATGTGTAACCTCTTTTCGCTCATGGTGAGCATGTCGAACCATGACACTTTTTATTGAATACGTTCATCCTTCGACTGGCTCAGAATGAACGGGCTGTTCTATTTTACAAATATCACCTTCGCCGGCGGAATGCCGTTGAACCATGTGGCGCTGGCGGTTGAATATGCGCCTATATTGTTAACATAAAGTATGTCGTTTATGTCGAGCTCGGGAAGGTCCACCGAACGTGCGATTATGTCGTGTGAGTCGCAGGTGGGGCCGGCGAGCGCCGATATATGTGAAGGCCCCTTTTTAAAGACCTTATATTCGTATTTGCAGAAATCATAGACTATGCCCGAAAGCGTTCCGTAGATACCGTCGTCAATATAGTACCAATGTTTATTCTCGCGTATCGATTTTCCCATGACGCGCGAGATAAGGGTGGAGGCCGGGCCAGCGAACGCCCGCCCCGGTTCCGCCATGAGCTTCACGGCCTTTGGATCGAAGACGCGGTCTATCTCCTTGTTGAGCGTGGGCGCGAACTTTGTGAAGTAATCATCATCGTCGTCAAAGTGCTGGATGGGCATTCCGCCGCCGATATCGACGATAGAAAGAGGGATCTGTTTTAACTGGGCGTCCTTAAGGATTATCGATGCCATATCGAAAGCCTCGATATAGTTCTCTACGTGTGTGCACTGACTGCCAGCATGGAACGCGATGCCCGTGGGCTTCAGGCCAAGCCTGTGCGCCTTTATGAGAAGGGGGATCGCATCGGTAGGTTCGGCTCCGAACTTTATCGAGAGCTCCACAACAGAGCCCACGTTAGGGGATTTTATCCTTACAAGCACCCTGGCGCCGGGTGAGTGTTCGGCGATCTTATAAAGCTCATACTCGGAGTCAAATACGGTCAGGTCTATCCCCTTTTGCATGGCATAGCGCATCGATGCGGGCGGTTTAACGGGGTTTGCGAAGATTATCCTCTCCGGTCTTACACCGCAGTTAAGGACCATGTCCATTTCGTACCTAGATGCGACATCGAAACCGGTCCCCATCTTCGCGAACGTCTTTATTATGTTGGGATCGGAGTTGGCCTTTACCGCGTAGTAGGGCGTTACGCGAGGAAGGAGCTTTTTGAACTTGTTCACTTGAGCTTCAAGTTTCTTCTTGCTGATAACTACAAGAGGCGTGCCGTGTTTTTTAACGAGCGTCCTGATCTCTTTTTCGGAGACCTTGCCATTCTTCATTTATATCCCCCCAATATCTGGAGACACACACTTAATGCAGAATCAAGTGTGTCTCCCCAGAGTCCGCACGTTTAGGGTTTTTGGCCCCGCTAGTCAAGAATATTTATATTGGTGAAATTAAGACATCTTGACAAATGTAATACTATGTAATACAATTATATATGTGAAATTAAAGAATAATTTAAAAACTATTCGATTAACATCACAGGAACAGAAGAAGATATCCCAATTTCTTTATGAACACCCATACATAAAAGAATTCTCAACTCTGGTTCGTGCTGCCATGTGGAACTTTATTCAGGGGGCCTCGGAAAATGCGCTCCAATCTTCCACTCCGTCATTTTTATGGGAATACGACCTGACGCAGGGCGAGATAGTCGAAATACTGCACGGGCCACAGAAAAAGAGGCTCTGGCTTGTTGCAAAGATAAT
It encodes:
- a CDS encoding deoxyhypusine synthase (transforms a conserved lysine residue of initiation factor 5A into deoxyhypusine); translated protein: MKEKKCPKKKQYLSGKRILPKGITGKESLTELMENSFNAYNGARLKEGCKLFVEKMLKDDVTVGMSLAGALTPAGLGAACIVPLINAGFVDWIVATGANLYHDLHFAFNMPLHVGSHLVDDADLRKNDVVRIYDVLLGYTDCLMATDEILRNIIEQPEFQKEMGTAELHWLIGKYANEWEKKSGHHNISVMAAAYRANVPLYTSSPGDSTIGMNMAGVELKGNKLRINPSIDVNETTSYVLAAKRDGGKSAVVLMGGGSPKNFMLQTEPQIQEVLRIKEVGQDYFFQVTDARPDTGGLSGATPHEAVSWGKVDPNRLPDAVVAYSDVTIALPILTHIALANHKKRKLKELYLKRDEYMKRLVREYFAHNK
- a CDS encoding decarboxylase, translated to MKNGKVSEKEIRTLVKKHGTPLVVISKKKLEAQVNKFKKLLPRVTPYYAVKANSDPNIIKTFAKMGTGFDVASRYEMDMVLNCGVRPERIIFANPVKPPASMRYAMQKGIDLTVFDSEYELYKIAEHSPGARVLVRIKSPNVGSVVELSIKFGAEPTDAIPLLIKAHRLGLKPTGIAFHAGSQCTHVENYIEAFDMASIILKDAQLKQIPLSIVDIGGGMPIQHFDDDDDYFTKFAPTLNKEIDRVFDPKAVKLMAEPGRAFAGPASTLISRVMGKSIRENKHWYYIDDGIYGTLSGIVYDFCKYEYKVFKKGPSHISALAGPTCDSHDIIARSVDLPELDINDILYVNNIGAYSTASATWFNGIPPAKVIFVK